Sequence from the Aquimarina sp. Aq107 genome:
TTACAGACAAAGGATATGTATTATTTTTTAATACATTACCAAAGATTAGATATTTAATAGCTTTCTGATAAAACTCATTTAATATTGTTTTATTTACATGAGAACTACTTCCTAACTCATACGCTCTTTTTTCGGTTTGTATGAGCTCTTCATCAGAAAATCCGCCTGTGTTTACTAATATCGTATGAACTTCTAATTTCTTTTCATGAATTAAATATTTTACACAATACGAGGTATCCAAACCTCCACTATATGCTACTACTACTTTTTCCATAACAACAACTGTTTATTGCTTGTTAGCATTGTTTGTTTTATTTTCTTTAATCTTTTTAATACTTTTTTATCGTACCATTTTTCTTTTTTCTTCACTTCAGTAGAGGGATCATATAACATACCAGTACATAAACACATTTTATGATCTTTAGCTTTTAAAATATCGTAGTTTGTACAAGTCTTGCATCCAGCCCAAAATTTAGGGTCATCGGTTAATTCTGAAAATGTAACTGGTTTATATCCTAAGTCTGAATTTATTTTCATTACTGCTAGTCCAGTAGTAATTCCAAAAACTTTAGAATCAGGATACTTTTTTAAAGAATAATTAAACGTAAACTCTTTAATTCTTTTGGCTAATCCTTGATTTCTATAATTAGGATGTACGATAAGACCAGAATGCGCAACATATTTTTCATGACCCCAAACCTCTATATAACAAAAGCCTGCAAACGCTCCATTACACAATGCTATAATTGCATTTCCATTTTCCATCTTTCCTTTAACATAGTCAGGTGTTCGTTTTGCAATACCGGTACCTCTTACTTTAGCAGAATCCGATATTACATCACAAATCTCCTGAGCGTAATCAAGGTGATCATTAGTGGCTATGATTATTTTTATTTGTTTCATCCGTTTGTTTCTATAACTCTTTCTTAATGCCAGATGTAATCCATTATGAACAACTTTTATATTGATGAAAACTCATTTTATACATGAATTATCAATATCAAAAAATGTCAATACTTAAAATTTAAATGATATGATTCCTGAGAAGATCCGTAAGTAGTTTATATCCAATACCAATTATAAAAGAATATTCTTTTAAATGGAATTAATAACTAAATCGTGAAAAAGGAACTTTTTATAAGGGAAGTAGGGCGCACCTACTTCATAATAATTTTAAACCCCCAAGGGGCGACGAAAACGGCGTATAGATGATATAGTAATATCAACTGATTTGTTCAAGGATTGAACTTTCACTTCTCTAATAATAAATGTTGGCGTTTTCATAATAGTAACTCTAAATCGTCGGCCGTAGCCCCTTTCGTTAACTAGATGGTACAATATTACGCAAAAATAATTTCTAGATTAAAATAAAAAAACCAATTTATAAAAGAATTATCATTTTAATAAAATCAACCTCCCAATTCCTTATAAATCCCAATAAAACAATAAAAAAATTACATTTTGCTCATTATTAATGATTTAATAATACCTTAAAACAAAATATAATTTATGATGATTAAATAAATAATTTGTTCAACTATATAATATAATAGGTAATAACTCTAAAAAAACCGAACTAAACAGGTATCACAACAAGGTATCCCATAAATAAATATGTAGTACATAAAATACTGAT
This genomic interval carries:
- a CDS encoding GNAT family N-acetyltransferase, with protein sequence MKQIKIIIATNDHLDYAQEICDVISDSAKVRGTGIAKRTPDYVKGKMENGNAIIALCNGAFAGFCYIEVWGHEKYVAHSGLIVHPNYRNQGLAKRIKEFTFNYSLKKYPDSKVFGITTGLAVMKINSDLGYKPVTFSELTDDPKFWAGCKTCTNYDILKAKDHKMCLCTGMLYDPSTEVKKKEKWYDKKVLKRLKKIKQTMLTSNKQLLLWKK